In Pseudobacter ginsenosidimutans, the following are encoded in one genomic region:
- the cas2 gene encoding CRISPR-associated endonuclease Cas2, with amino-acid sequence MYVILVYDIGEKRVGKMLKLCRQYLNWIQNSVFEGDITEVKLKELQQRAKSIMKVEEDSIIVFKSRDLKWLEKEIVGKEKNELTNFL; translated from the coding sequence ATGTACGTAATCCTGGTATATGACATAGGAGAAAAACGAGTAGGAAAAATGTTAAAGCTATGTAGGCAGTATTTGAACTGGATACAGAACAGCGTGTTTGAAGGAGATATAACTGAGGTTAAGCTTAAGGAATTGCAGCAAAGGGCAAAATCGATTATGAAAGTTGAAGAAGACAGCATTATCGTATTTAAAAGTAGGGATTTGAAATGGCTGGAGAAGGAAATCGTTGGAAAGGAAAAGAACGAACTAACCAATTTTTTGTAA